Proteins from a single region of Salinibacter grassmerensis:
- a CDS encoding SDR family oxidoreductase — translation MSPSSSTILVTGATGYVGGRLVPCLLREGYSVRCFVRSAERLQAQPWSDDVEVAVGDALEADTVPPAMEDVDAVYYLIHSLGAGEDAFEDRDRRAATNIRQAAEEAGVQRIVYLGGMRPKGERQSKHLQSRIETGKVLRDGTVPVTEFRAAQIVGSGSLSFELVRYLTERVPLMICPRWVHTPTQPIAVRNVLQYLVAALQRPDSAGEIVEIGGSDVFTYAEMFKIYADVRGLNRWVVNVPFLTPRLSSHWIGFVTPVSNRIARPLIEGLDNEVVVEDPEKARSLFPDIEPISFEAALRLALRRAESGTIPTVWNSAVSSVPDKAPSTRLEVSEGLYREERAMDVDASPALVFDTIEQLGGDTGWLYGNALWRLRGWIDQLVGGVGFRYGRRDPDALRVGDTVDFWRVETREENQLLRLRAEMRLPGRAWLQFKVSPHEDTDSRSRITQTLFFEPKGLSGTLYWSLARWVHGPLFAGQLRALADWAEDRTADGDDSPQASPARSVPTSV, via the coding sequence ATGTCCCCCTCCTCTTCGACCATACTTGTTACCGGCGCCACCGGCTACGTAGGCGGCCGCCTCGTTCCTTGCCTCCTTCGTGAAGGATACTCGGTGCGGTGCTTCGTGCGAAGCGCCGAGCGACTTCAGGCCCAGCCTTGGAGTGACGACGTGGAGGTGGCGGTGGGCGACGCCCTGGAGGCCGACACTGTGCCCCCCGCCATGGAGGATGTGGACGCCGTCTACTACCTCATCCACTCGCTCGGGGCCGGGGAGGATGCGTTCGAGGACCGGGACCGGCGGGCCGCCACCAATATCCGCCAGGCCGCTGAGGAGGCCGGCGTGCAGCGGATCGTCTACCTCGGCGGCATGCGGCCGAAGGGAGAGCGACAGTCGAAGCACCTCCAGAGCCGCATCGAGACGGGCAAGGTGCTGCGGGACGGCACGGTGCCCGTCACGGAGTTTCGGGCTGCCCAGATTGTCGGGTCGGGAAGCCTGTCGTTCGAGCTGGTGCGGTACCTGACCGAACGGGTGCCCCTCATGATCTGCCCACGGTGGGTGCACACCCCAACCCAGCCAATCGCCGTCCGGAACGTGCTGCAGTACCTGGTGGCGGCCCTTCAGCGGCCAGACAGCGCCGGGGAGATCGTCGAGATTGGGGGCTCCGACGTGTTCACCTACGCCGAGATGTTCAAGATCTACGCCGACGTGCGCGGCCTCAACCGGTGGGTGGTCAACGTGCCATTCTTGACCCCTCGGCTCTCTTCGCACTGGATTGGGTTCGTCACCCCGGTCTCGAATCGCATTGCCCGTCCGCTCATCGAGGGTCTCGACAACGAGGTGGTCGTAGAAGACCCCGAAAAGGCCCGCTCCCTCTTCCCGGACATCGAGCCCATCTCGTTCGAGGCAGCACTGCGACTCGCTCTGCGGCGGGCGGAGAGCGGGACCATCCCGACCGTCTGGAACAGCGCCGTCTCTTCGGTGCCCGACAAGGCCCCGTCGACGCGACTGGAAGTTAGTGAGGGCCTGTACCGCGAGGAGCGCGCCATGGACGTGGACGCCTCTCCCGCCCTCGTCTTTGACACGATCGAACAGCTGGGGGGCGACACCGGATGGCTTTACGGGAACGCCCTGTGGCGCCTGCGCGGCTGGATCGACCAGCTCGTCGGTGGGGTGGGCTTCCGCTACGGACGGCGAGACCCTGATGCCCTTCGCGTCGGCGACACGGTCGACTTTTGGCGGGTGGAGACCCGCGAAGAAAACCAGCTGCTCCGCCTGCGGGCGGAGATGCGGCTTCCGGGCCGCGCTTGGCTGCAGTTCAAGGTCTCCCCCCACGAGGACACCGACAGTCGCAGCCGCATCACGCAGACCCTCTTCTTCGAACCCAAGGGGCTGAGCGGGACGCTGTACTGGTCCCTGGCCCGGTGGGTACACGGTCCCTTGTTTGCCGGACAGCTCCGCGCCCTGGCCGACTGGGCCGAGGACCGCACCGCCGACGGGGACGATTCTCCGCAGGCCTCGCCGGCGAGAAGCGTGCCCACCTCCGTGTAG
- a CDS encoding TspO/MBR family protein, translating to MFNDWRHVLSLSGKALGAILFCEAVGLVAAWVTQTSVTTWYPTLAKPSFTPPNWVFAPAWTTLYALMGVAAFLVWRCGPDRTRVRTALVAFGLQLAANAGWSFAFFGARSPALGLVVIVGLWGLLAWTMDRFFRVRPVAGWLLVPYLAWVTYALALNAAIWSMN from the coding sequence ATGTTTAACGACTGGCGCCACGTACTCTCGCTCTCGGGAAAGGCCCTCGGGGCCATTCTATTCTGCGAGGCCGTGGGGCTCGTGGCCGCGTGGGTCACTCAGACCTCCGTCACCACCTGGTACCCGACCCTCGCCAAGCCGAGCTTCACCCCGCCCAACTGGGTATTTGCCCCGGCGTGGACGACGCTGTACGCCCTCATGGGCGTCGCCGCGTTCCTGGTGTGGCGCTGCGGTCCGGATCGGACCCGGGTACGAACGGCCCTCGTGGCGTTCGGCCTTCAGCTTGCCGCCAACGCGGGATGGTCGTTTGCCTTCTTCGGGGCCCGGTCGCCCGCCCTTGGGCTCGTCGTGATTGTGGGCCTGTGGGGACTGCTGGCCTGGACGATGGACCGCTTCTTCCGCGTTCGACCCGTGGCGGGGTGGCTTCTCGTGCCGTATCTCGCGTGGGTCACGTACGCCCTTGCGCTCAACGCAGCCATCTGGAGCATGAACTGA
- a CDS encoding site-2 protease family protein — protein MKRSLRVGSVAGIGIFLHWTFLLLVAAIFAYYYVQSQSLGAALSGVGLILGVFVCVILHELGHALTARRFGVPTRSITLYPIGGLARLERIPSEPMKEFWIAIGGPAVNVVIAFALALVLLVTGGTLAPEVLEAPGSHALASLMWINAVLAIFNMLPAFPMDGGRVLRALLALRWDYAQATQTAANVGQGMAVLFGLFGIMTWNPVLLFIALFVYVGAQQESKQAMYRAFTEGTPVREAMVTRFATLMVDDTLDDAVDALLAGTDHDFPVLEEGAVVGLLRRKQLIQALSERGRDTPVGEAADADCFTTAPSAPLDEVFQQMNARSCSTVPVVEGGQLVGLLTLENVGELIMVSSALETRSHSRVPRDQLSEVPLRERPDGASSSSGAPPVP, from the coding sequence ATGAAGCGTTCACTCCGTGTCGGGTCCGTGGCGGGAATTGGGATTTTTCTGCACTGGACCTTCCTGCTGCTCGTCGCGGCAATCTTCGCCTACTACTACGTCCAGAGCCAGAGCCTGGGCGCAGCCCTCTCGGGGGTGGGCCTCATTCTCGGGGTCTTCGTGTGCGTGATTCTCCACGAACTGGGGCACGCCCTGACCGCCCGTCGCTTCGGGGTCCCCACGCGGAGCATTACCCTCTATCCAATTGGGGGACTGGCGCGGCTGGAGCGTATTCCCTCCGAGCCGATGAAGGAGTTCTGGATTGCCATCGGCGGCCCGGCCGTGAACGTGGTGATTGCCTTTGCCCTCGCCCTTGTGCTGCTGGTGACCGGGGGCACCCTCGCCCCGGAGGTGCTGGAAGCGCCGGGCAGCCACGCCCTGGCGTCTCTGATGTGGATTAACGCCGTACTCGCGATCTTTAACATGCTGCCCGCTTTTCCGATGGACGGCGGGCGCGTGCTCCGGGCACTCCTGGCGCTCCGCTGGGACTACGCCCAGGCCACCCAGACGGCCGCCAACGTGGGACAGGGCATGGCGGTCCTGTTCGGGCTGTTCGGGATCATGACATGGAATCCTGTTCTCCTGTTTATCGCCCTGTTCGTGTACGTCGGGGCTCAGCAGGAGTCAAAGCAGGCCATGTACCGCGCCTTCACCGAGGGAACGCCGGTGCGGGAGGCGATGGTGACGCGGTTCGCGACCCTGATGGTCGACGATACCCTCGACGACGCCGTGGACGCGCTTCTGGCCGGCACTGACCACGATTTTCCGGTGCTGGAGGAGGGGGCCGTCGTGGGCCTGCTTCGGCGCAAGCAGCTTATTCAAGCCCTGTCCGAGCGCGGCCGCGACACCCCGGTCGGGGAGGCGGCCGACGCGGACTGCTTCACCACGGCCCCGAGCGCCCCCCTCGACGAGGTGTTCCAGCAGATGAACGCGCGGAGTTGCTCGACCGTGCCGGTCGTGGAGGGGGGGCAGCTCGTCGGCCTGCTGACCCTCGAGAACGTGGGTGAGCTGATCATGGTGTCGAGTGCCCTGGAGACGCGATCGCACTCGCGGGTCCCTCGTGACCAACTCTCCGAGGTGCCGTTGAGAGAGCGCCCGGACGGGGCGTCCTCGTCTTCCGGGGCTCCGCCCGTCCCGTGA
- a CDS encoding DUF3108 domain-containing protein: MWSRALVLGSIGPLLLGLVLGCSRPPTSSETDADPVVDTRYLTADVWNDGQAEVAFYRVDRTRNQYGRAEEQEFIVGTYLVKHRFSPTDMTKVTDGTGVSSFKYAAFYELESGSYQYKRNWVVNARQKDLRPFKQSFTSFDWCSNLYREVAFPTDGSVEVRTRSDDYGNRRASFAQRPNAYPPAQLPLLIRALDFEAADTLSFSVPVADSSAHVSARAVRAGTETIETEAGAHDTERIVVHYETPVPSPVGETSDRTEIYWRGTGPERRLVRMEAEGGRYQMALVEHLRTPYWQENLWPKLDRIEERP, translated from the coding sequence ATGTGGTCTCGTGCCCTCGTGCTTGGGTCAATTGGCCCTCTTCTTCTCGGGCTTGTCCTTGGATGTAGTCGTCCTCCCACCTCGTCGGAGACCGACGCAGATCCCGTTGTGGACACCCGCTACCTTACGGCGGATGTCTGGAACGACGGTCAGGCAGAGGTGGCGTTCTATCGGGTCGACCGGACTCGCAACCAGTACGGCCGGGCGGAAGAGCAAGAGTTTATTGTGGGGACGTACCTCGTCAAGCATCGGTTCAGCCCGACCGACATGACGAAAGTGACGGACGGCACGGGCGTCTCCTCCTTCAAATACGCCGCATTCTACGAGCTCGAGAGCGGCTCGTATCAGTACAAGCGCAACTGGGTGGTGAACGCACGGCAGAAGGACCTCCGGCCCTTCAAGCAATCGTTCACGAGCTTCGACTGGTGTTCGAACCTCTATCGCGAAGTGGCCTTCCCGACGGACGGATCCGTGGAAGTGCGCACGCGGAGTGATGACTACGGCAACCGCCGCGCATCCTTCGCCCAGCGCCCGAATGCGTATCCGCCTGCCCAGCTCCCCCTCCTGATTCGAGCCCTGGACTTCGAGGCTGCCGACACGCTTTCCTTTTCTGTCCCCGTCGCGGACAGCAGCGCGCACGTCTCGGCCCGGGCGGTCCGTGCGGGGACGGAAACGATAGAGACTGAGGCGGGCGCACATGACACGGAGCGCATCGTCGTGCACTACGAGACGCCGGTGCCATCCCCGGTTGGGGAGACAAGCGACAGGACGGAAATCTACTGGCGCGGCACCGGGCCCGAGCGGCGCCTCGTCCGTATGGAGGCGGAGGGGGGGCGATACCAAATGGCACTCGTCGAGCACCTCCGTACCCCGTACTGGCAGGAAAACCTGTGGCCGAAGTTGGACCGCATTGAAGAACGTCCCTGA